DNA from Kogia breviceps isolate mKogBre1 chromosome 3, mKogBre1 haplotype 1, whole genome shotgun sequence:
TGGTGTTTGATGGTAGCTTCTAGGCTCTAGGACTGCTGCAGGGAGACGAGGAGAAATCACTGTGCTGGGCTGAAGTGTCTTGAGGTCGTTATGGAGGCGGTGCCCTGTCACCTGGGCCTTGGCTGGTGGGTGGGAATTGGAGACGTGGGGAACGGCGACACTCCAGCAGCTGAAGGTCCATCACTTGGGACTCGGCACATAAGCGCAGCCTGGCCATTCCCTGGATCTCACAGACTTTTCATTGTTAACGATATACCTTGTAGCTGTGTCACACATGATGCAAAAGGGGGGAGGAAGTTTGGGCACTTCTAGCTGGACCGCAGCACGTCTCAGCGGGCCTTCTCTAGAGAGCTGAGACAGCAGCAGGTGAATGGTTGGCAGAGGCATCGTGGACGGGAAGTTCTCGCTCTTTTATAGGCTGAAAGCAGGGGGTCTACCCGGGTGACTTTGCAGACCTCTTGGCAGTGGGAAGGGTGAGATTTCCAATTTGTAATGTGGTGACTTACTCGTGGGTTAAGCATTCAGGATCACACTTTTCTAGTGGTTTGAGAGGTCTTCTCCAAACTTCGAAACAAAGACTGGCCATGCTGGTCTTGATCAAGCACTTGATGTCTCCTGCTTTGTTAGCCTCCATCCTGCTCCCTAAATACTCTATGTTTTTAGATGTaagttccttttttgttttccaggGTGAGGGGCCACATCTGCTGCTGCCAACCTTGCTTACCTTAGAGCTAGCCATCTCCGGAAACTTTCAGAAGGGCAGTTGAAAAGCTATATTGCTTCTTTTGATCCCTGTGTACTGCTGTTGTGAGGCTCAGGGGTTTGAGTGGGTCTGGATTTAGTGTTGGCACTCTACTTGAGAGCACCAGGAGTGACTCCCCCCCTCCAGTCATTATAAACCCATCTACCCAAGACATCCTTACAGTGGACTAGAGATTAGACTCCATGACCCCTGGGTGTGCTTCTCTAACTTGAAATCAGTGATTGCAGCATAAGTCATGGTTCTGCCTGGGTCTGTGATAGTCCTTGGTAGACAAGGTGGTCCGTGGTGTCTGCCTCTAATGTGGCAGCCACCTTttagtttttccttctcttgggtgGCCAGGGCACCTAGAAACACCTGTTAGGGGTCATGCGATAAGCTGGAACGTTTTCTCAGATATGGTCAATTTGTGAGGGCATCGCCTGGACAGGATTTTGCGTCTATGCATGGGAAGGGAGTTCAAGGGACTTTTAGTGTTGGCCTCACACAAAGTGCTGCCAGCTGGAGGGTAAGTTTCCATCCTCTGCTTTCTGGTTGGAAGAGAGAAAAGCGTATACCTCATGGGCTTCTTTGGCTGTGACTGTCATCCCCATCTGACTGCTGAGACAGCTCTTCCCTGCTCTCCTGAAGGCCAGCCATCTGAATCTGGGGGAGATGTCCAGTTAGATTTCATTaagtgctttgaatttttttcagtaattcCGAGAGCATCCACAGGTTCCAGGTTTCCATGCAGTCTTGATGTGAGGTAATCACCACCCTACTGCTGCTCTGGCAGCCTGAGCCGTGGCTCAAGAAGgtggttttggttttgcttatCTTAATGCAGAGACGGTAGAAATTAGAACCATATCAAGTGTGATTTGTGATCTGATTACTCCAGCTAAAAGTAATAGATGATTTATTTACAGTTACTATCTATCGTCTTGtgctcttttatttctgaaaggTCATATGTAATCATCTtgataaataatctttttttttgtttatacaGAATTCAGCATTTTATGTGGACTGTGAGTCATTGGTTCGAGCCCTTCAAGAACTGCCTCTCTCTCTCCGACTCAATGTTGCTGCTGAATTGGTCCAGGTAAAAACCCTGACAGCATCCTGAGGCTGGTATGAATCAGGGCAggagaagaatgaaaaatatccCCCTGCAGGATGTTTCAGACTCATCTTTTCCTTTAATCAAGCTGAGCGCTTTGTATCAGGTAGAATTTCATAAAGTTTTGAGGGAGAATGAAATACtttctaaaggtttttttttcattttatatttttatatatatttttaaatttcatttatattttatatttgaaacattttaaaggatcAAATGTAATAGAATTGAATGAAATGTAGAAGTATAGAGTCTGCCTTGTATCGTACTCAAAATGTTTATGTGCCAGGCTTTGTGTTAAGCACTAAGGTTACAGTGGTGAACAGACAGgcatggttcctgccctcatggagcttaatcTATTGGGAAAGACGGGTATTAATCAAGTTATCAAATTATAAGTCCTGTGAAGGGGAAGTACAGTATGCTGTGAGAATATGTAATAGTGAACCTGATCGACTTTGGTGTGATTAGGAATGGCTTTCCTGAAGAAGTGAGAGATAAGCTGAGATCCAAAGTATAAGAACATTTGAGTTGAGATTTAAAGAAGAGTGGCCCAATCAGATCTGCATTAATAACtgtgctaataataataacagtaacaacaTTCTGGCTGCAGAATGGAGAGAGGACTGTATTGGGGTGTCTGTGTTTAGGGTAAATCTGCACATGCACACCCATGCAAGAGTGGAAGAGGGGAAGCAAATTAGGAGGCCACTGCACGGTTCAGGTGAGTAATACTGTAGCTTGGACCAGGCTAATGATGGTAGAGATGGCAGGGAACTGGACTTTACCAAGAGGTGTACtacaaaagtaaaattaacaGGACTTGGTGAAATACTGGAAATGGAGAGGGAGCAGGGAAAGAATTTTCTAGGTTTTCCAGCCTGTGCAACTCAGTGGTAGCTAGTATCGGGAAGGGTGAGGCTTGGACATTATGGGTTTCTGTTTCTGAGATGTCAAAGGGAAAATATTAGTCAATTGGATTTAGAAATTTACAGTTCAGAATCAAGGATTggaaatataaatttgggagatATCAGTGTAAGGTAGCTGAGAGAGGAGCCATTGAATCGGCTAAGAGAGGAGGGACCCAAGGGCTATACCAGAAGGaactttgaaatttaattgtGGCTAGGTTGGATTTTGTTAAAAAGTGAAACCCTGGGCAGTACTAAGTTGTAAATAGAATCCTAGCAACTAAAATGATCAGTTTTGTTCTGCAGTTGAATGTGATTCTAAGCCTGAGCATAGGTGGGCATCAGTGGGTATCCACCCAGTTGTCTCTGGCACTTACGTCATATTTagggcagaagggcttccctggtggcgcagtggttgacagtccgcctgccaatgccggggacacgggttcgtgccccagtctgggaagatcccacatgctgtggagcggctggacccgtgagccatggccgctgggcctgcgcgtccggagcctgtgctccgcgacgggagaggccacagcagtgagagacccgcgtaccacaaaaaacaaaacaaaacaaacaaaaaaacaaaacaacaacaacaacaacaaaatttaggGCAGCAAGTAGAATTCAGGGCTGGAGGACACTTAGGGGCAGAGAAGTAGAGAGGATAGCATTTGCCTCTGGTGGGGAATCACCCTGGACTTCTAATTAGGAGTGTTGGGGGGTATTGGGGCTTGTCTTAGCGATTGGGTGAGTGCTCCTCTTCCTCTGGCTGTCCAGAGATGGTCAAAGTCCTGACAGATTTGGTTTGTGAGCATTTGAATGTGAAGGATGATGATGTCAGAGGCAGGCCTGAGaggaaagatataaaataattgtaCTTTTATAAATAGTAACTTTTAACTATCTAGCCAGGTTTTCAAATGCCCACTCCTCCCATGAGGCAGAGCAGTTATTCTCAACTGTGTTTGCATGttagactcacctggggagttaacaaacaaacaaagacaatGCCAGACAGCCAGTGCAGACCAACTGAATGATTCCAGGATTAGAATAGGGGACCACATCCCATCTTCGCCCTGCACACTGACAATGCTGGATGAATATTTAAGTTCACGTGTAAAGCCATGCGGTCTTAAAAGCCCTAAGGAGTTATTAGCAAACTGGATCTGCTCAGGATGCTTAAATGTACAAATAAGGGGACAACACCTCCAATAGCAGCTGACCCTACCCACTGATGCCAGGCTGGTCACCACAGGCCTCCCTCCAGAACTGTGGTTCTCAGCCTTCCTCTGCATTACAGTCATCTGGGGGGAGGGTTTAACTTTATTAAATTATAACATATAGAGAAGTGCGTGCGTAAGTCTTTACAACCATGGAATCAGCATCCAGATCAAGAATCAGAATGCTGCCACCACCCAGAACCTCCCCACACACCCCGAGGCAATACTTCCCTAaaaccactatcctgacttctcACACTCAAGGTTAGTTTCGTTTTGCCTGTTTGGGGAGTTTTTACAAATGTAATCAAATGGaatgttttctttcctgtctGGCAATTTTTACTCAAATAATGTTACTGACggtcattcttttcttcttggtgaatttGTTCCTTCATCTCCTATATTTGTGCATTTTAGTACAGTGAACAGATCCGACTTGCTAATTACTTCTCGGTGACTTTTACAAACGTTTGCCTTGTCACAGGCTAAAGTATACATTCACATAGACCTACAGGACTGTCCATTCTCAGGCTGGTGACAGGAATGCAAAGCCCTTTTGATTTCAGCTCTGAGCAGGTTGGCACATGGCTGAGGTGGGCACAGTAGGGAGGTCTCCCACACTTACCCCTGCAGCCGTAAGAGGGGCGCTGGCGGGACCTGGATGGAGACACTTTGTGACCTTCCTATCTGAATTGAGTTTCCTACTCCACAAAGtctgatggcttcctttgctttaATTTCTGCTTAAGCAAATACAGCGGGACTCACACTGACTCAGATATTGTGCTTCTCTTTCAGACTGCCCTTCCTTTAGAACTTCCTCAGGTGAAACCAAAGACAAATAATGATGGCAAGGGACTAGGGATGCAGTTAAAGGGGCCCTTGGGGCCTGGAGGAAAGGGGTCCATCTCTGAGCTGAAATCTGCTGCCACTGGCtgccccatgtacctgggtaaaGACAGCCTAGGACCAGGCCCTTCCAAGGGTTCTCAGAACCCCACTTCCCCACTGCAGTCGGCAGCAGACGATTTGGAAGAAGAACTAGATCTGCTGCTTAATTTAGATACGTCTGTAAAAGAGAGAGGTGACATCTTAGCAGACCAGACAGCTCAGGACCTGGAATCTGAGAAAGATGAGGAGGTGGCCCAAGAAGAAACAGGtatggttttcattttattccccatccgtcttctcgattctggtgtTTTTCTGAGAATAGCTTCACCCCTGTCACATCCCTACACATCTTCATCAGTGTCTGACATCGATCTAGACTTGTCCACTGACATCTATTTCTGTGCTCACATCTCTGCTTCCCCCCTGAGCTGACCTTTCTGTCAACATTGCTCTCACTGGATATACTGGGCTTCCAAAGCTGCTACCTGCCTGATTGCAATCTTAAACCCAGGGCTGCAAATTGAACTCGTGCTGTAAAAGGCATTTCGATGCTTGTGGCCTCAGCTGTGCAGCAGCAGACCTTTTAATCGACTGTCTGAAGAGGCCTGTTGACCAGTTCTTTGTGCTTCTTGCTTGCTATTTcgatcttgtttttgttttgttttacaaaagaagaCTTTCTCATTTGTGCATGTTCTGTTAGATGGTGGGCCATCTGACAGGGAGAGGCCTAGTGACTGCCCCGTCCATACATGCATTCAGGACCCTTTAATAGCTTTAGTTTCCAGGAAACTAAGCtgttagtctttaaaaaaaaaaaaaaaaaaaaaaaaactagtgaacTGTGAAATTCAGCATCCAAATAGAAGAGCAAATCTCTACTCCATTTATGAATTTGTTTAGGTATTATTGGATCTTCTTAGGGAGTAGGAAAATAATAGAACGTTTCCCCTTATTGTGAGCAAAGTAATAATTTAGCTGATTTCCAGCATGGATCAAACCCCAGGGAAGCGTTAACCCTCGATTCTGGCACTAACGTGAAGTTGTTAacgttgcttttatttttttagatcctGCAAAACCGTCTGCGTTGGAAGAAAAGAACGTGGCATCTGAGCAACCAAGTATATCCAGAAATGTTACTGAGGAAGAGCTTGAAGATTGGTTGGACAGCATGATTTCCTAAACacgatgaaagaaaaaaaaaaaagagagagaaagaaaatgaaaagtgccTGAAGCCAATTTTGGTTGCCTTGTAAGGGAAGGCGGGCCCGAGGCTGTCCTTCCAGAACAGCTGGTTTACAAGCACAGCCCGAGCCCGTGTGGCCGTCACGTTTAGCAGTAGACGCCTACCTCCCCCATGTTCAACAAATTCGAAATGAGACAGTAAGAGGCTCGCTGCATTTGTTCTCTTGCTTAGTAATTGAATAGATTTCTTAAGGGCAGGAGATGTTACAGCCGTTGTGTCCACtttcttcctctcaatttttacAGCATAGCAGGTGCTGCTGATGAAGAGAGCTAAGCAACCAGGCATGCATttggccaaaataaacaaacgctggtctgtggatttttttcttcctttcgtTCTTGTGCGGGGAGCCATGGGCTGTTTGTTAGTCTCCTGTCCCTTTTCCCAGCATCACAGGGTGGTTGTAAGTCATCCAGAAAGGGTGCGTTATAAGAGGCCAAACCATGAATTGGTGATTATGACTTTATTGCAGTGGgcacttcattttatttaaggaGATTCACCTAAACAGAGCAGCTCCACTACTTACAAGGGAGACCATAAAGCGTTAACTCAATTTGGCATAAgattgagatttttttctgaattttcagtACAGTACTTTTTTTCTCTAATAACAGCAGTTGACAAGctgttactgaaaaaaaaagaatcatatgaaTAACCTTTGAGTGCAGTTTCATAAAGTAAGAAGATCAACACAACTAATTAATGGAACTGTCCATCTCGAACATAAACGTAAAAAACTTGCATAGCTATATCTAAAGAGGTTTTTTAAGGCACTTACTCGATATTTCAGTGTCGACAAAGTGgcggtttgtttttctgtttgtttctatttctttaactgcTTAAAGCTTTTCAAGCTGATTCTGGATACATTCACTAGCAAGTACCATGGGAAAAATTAGACTGcagttttaaaatgatttttttgtagCTCAGACCATGAGTCACTAGTGGGGTACCATTATGTGGAATTCAAGTGTTTAAAATTCCAGGTATTATGCATCGCAAACTTCCTAATTCTCTAGCCCTTCCCTCAGTGGTGCCATCCCAACGAACTAGTTAGAACTGAGAAACTTGAAGGCTTTCAGCTAGAGCTTCCTTGAAGCTGTGccgtactttttttcttttaacattttgacaGGTTATCTCGCACACTGTACATCCATTAGATACAAAAAGCCAAATCAATTCCAAAATATCACAGATGTGTAACAAACACTTCCTTGTGAGGGAGGCATTTAGGAAATGTCACTTTTCAAATGTGTTGCAGAACTGTTAAGAGAAGGATTTTATTGACCGTCCAGAATGGTGGAGGCTTCTTTCATTCCCATTTATCCAAGCTGATCTTCATACTGTTTCCGGAAGCAGTCACCAGCGGGGAAGAAATCCCAACACCTTTCTTGGTACATCTTCCAGACATAAGATTCCTGAAATAATGGGAACGCAGGAGACTTCTTTATAAACCACAGTAAGCTGGCACCCAATTTATATTCCCTCTGTATGTCTCCCCCTTTGGGAATACTGAAGTGGATAAGTATGAGGCCCAACTGGTACATTCTTTCTTGCACTGTTCCCAGCTCAGGCTGTTTTGGGAGCAAGAAGTCATTTCTCCCTTCTTCtgaccacccccccaccaaaacaaacaaaaaccccacagtgAAACCAACTCTGTGATCGCCACTAAAAATACTTAAAGATTTAGCAATGGGTTGACTCCATGCCATTTGTAACTGGTAGAAGGCAGAATATATGATGAGGGAGCACTGAGTGCCCGCTTAGGCAGGTACCCAGAGAGCCAAGGCCAGATCTGGGTACCAACTGCCTCTAAGGGGGTCTGAGCCGTGGAATTTTCCTACTAATCCAATGATGTTTGAATATTTGTTGACCTACCTTTTCCTCCCCTATTGTCTGTCTTTACGCTTCTTTTTCATACTTAGTCACAGAATCCCTCTGACACATACTTTCACGCACACTGTCACACCCACACCTCCGCATCCCTGTGTCACCCACACAGGAGGTCGTTCTCTTTCTTAGGCTGTCTCTCGCACCATTTTACTCTGACGCTCCTGCTTTTTGTTGGAGCCGCCCACTCAGCTTTGCATTGTCTTTTTCTCTGTAACGTTCTCCCCACCTCCGGCTATTCTGCCCTGAAGCAGCAACTATAAGGGTTTAGAAAATGTCAGTGTTTGCTGGGAAGGATAACCACGGGGCCTTTTGGAATAGATGGGAGTTGCCTTAGAATTTTGGCTTCTTAAGTCACAAAGAGATGGTGGAACAATGCAGGAAGCAGTGGGAAAACGCACAGAAGAGACAAATGGGGTCACCTCTCTTTCAGATATCCTGTGCTCTACTGAGGCTTGACGTAGACAAGGGGAAGCTCTGTCTTAATTAAGGCATTTCTCACCTGACCTGTGTGCTCTGTTTCATCTTTATTAATCAAATACATCAGGAAGAACCTGGAACGAGGAAAAAAGGTTTAACAACTGAGAAAAAGACAATATTAGATACTTTGGTTAGGAAAACAAAGTTCATTTACTCAGTCAAGTGAGCTGGAGAGAGGATTAAATACGTTGTTCAGCATCATGCTGACTCCTGTACCTTTCAGAATAGGGGAAACGTGGCATGACAATATACACCATCATCTTCTAATAATAATACACATTTATCTCAAAATTAGCCTTTTCGTGAGGAGAGGTCCTTTTTACTGTCATCAAACCTTGAGCTGAGATCACCTGTGAGGAAGAATTTTGGctaccattttattgtttttttaaaaaatcccaaggTAAACAATAAAATGGTAACCCAAACTCTTACCATATAATCTTAGTAGGCCAATTTATCATCTTCTAAGAATATAGAATTGAAATTTTGTGTGTCTCAAAGATATGTTagggaaaagtaaaaatatttactctcacTCAGTCGCCCTGGAATTCAGCAGCATGCAGGTGACTGGCCGCCTTGACAAGAGCAAATATGAACTGGTGGGGAGGAAGGCCTGACTGGAGGGGGGTTCAAAGGAGAGTGGGACGAGAGAGATCGGAGACCCTGAACATGCACACTTTTCCAGTTTTgctggaagggaaggaagaagcagGGCAACAGCTGGAAGGAAAAGTGGGGTCACAGCCTTGTTCCTTTGTTtaggattaaaaaatattaaatggtgaTAGGAAGAATTCGGCAGAGAGGAAACTTGCTGGAGTTAATATGACCTTGATTGAGAAGGGATGGGATCTAATTCCAGGTTGAGGGGCTGATATTTGCTTGGAGCAGAAACAGTCTGCAGCGCACGTCTATCACTCAGaacagggaaggggcagggcatATGGACAAAGACACGGGCTCATGGGGACTCCTTTAAGTTCTTTCCTAATTGCCTCTGCTTTCTGGAGACCAAAGAGGAAAAGGCATTGGCAGAGCGTGAACTACATGACGTAACTGTATTTTACtcactgcccctgcccctgccccgtcACCTTTGCTGACCAAGGATACTCACAAGTAGTTGGCTAAGTTGTGCTCTTGTAAGGTGTGTGTTTCAAAACCATGAGGGGTCGTGTCAAAGTAGTCATTGCCGATCCCACAGATGAAACATTTAGTCTAAGAAGAATAACAGGGAGGAAAGGCATGAGTAGGCGTGACATTACAGGCAGGTAGCAAAAGGGTGAGGATCTCTGCTTGAATCGAGACACTgtaaaatatttctctctttcatGCTTTAGGCTGTTTGTCGTCTTCTCCAGAGTGTCACATGCCTATAGCTTCTACCTAGTGGAGGGTACTTGCTCCTTCCTAAGCCTGGGGCATGGCGGAGgcagcgggtgggggtgggggtggtaggGTACAGAGCACAGAGGGTTAAGCAGAAGAAATGCCCAGAGCTGGTAGATGGGCCCAGAGAAGAGGCCAGGCTTGCAAAACAATCATGGTTGGTAATTTTGCCTAGGGCTGGCCCTAAATAAGAGTAGAACCTACTGTTTAAAAAATCCATGTGCTGTGAGATAACGGAAATCAAGTTGGCATTAGTAGAACGGTACCTCCATATCCTCTCGTACTTGTTCCTGCTGGTCTCTCAGCTCCCCAAAAGCATCAATGATAAGACCTAGaattttaaatacaaacaaaacacttCAAATAATCTGTTTAGTCAGGGCAGAGGAATGATAGATGGAATGGCAGAGGccattatgttttgtttttaaaaaaaagggaattatAAAGCTGAATGATACAATTAAATCAATATTAGAAAAAACTCTTGTGTATTCAAATGTTGAGTCCTGGCTAACGATTTCTCATGGTTCCTCTTACTCTACCTTGCGGCAGTATTTGACGCTAACCATTCACTCCTCCTGGACTCTCTCTTcttgtccttccttccttgtccTACTCTTTTGCTTGGCTGttccctttctgtcttccttATGGGCTCTTCCTCTTCTAGTCCCTGAGGCATTGATATGTATCAGTCAGGGCTCCTCCTCAGTTTCTTTGCTTTCCCTTCTGGGAAATCTCTACGCCTACATCTTTGACCACCACCACCAATGGATCCCATTTCTtttatgtttgtatatttgtCTTGTGTGTCCTTATTGAATGTAAtatttctatcctattccattccTGACTTGTCTCTTGAAAGACCGATTACAGTTAACTGCTCGTTAGCCCTCAACGCCTGTACGATGTCTCATAGGTACCTCAACTCGGCATGACTCAAGCTAAATTCATCAccctctttctctaattcctgaCAAGCTACTGACCAAAATACCAGTACCTCTCCCCGCAAGGGAGGAAAAAACATGTCACACTCTCACAGCCCCTCTTTCTACTCCTTCCCACCCCATCGCCTGGGAGGAAAATGATTAGGGCGGGAATCATGATGCGGGGCAACACTAGCCAGAGGAGACATTTAGGAAGCAGAATGAGACAGAAATGATCACTCCAGAGCGGGTGATGAAGGAGTGGACGCGGGGAGTCCTCTGTAAGGATGCTCAAGTTTCCTGTCTCAGTGCCCGGGTGTGTGTTTGCCTTTATATACAGTAGACGTTCAAGAGATGTCTGTTGAATTAACAGGTAAGCGAATGCATAAACCTCTGCATGAAACAATTAAGTCAGGTGCAGAAAGGCAAAGAGACTCAGATTGACTGAGCCCCGTGCAGACGACGAAACTGGCAAGCATACCTTGGATGATAGCCAGCAGGATGACAATGACGAAGAAGAAGAATGTAATGTCAAAGACGATGCGGTACATTTCGTACGGGTCCCCAGCGGGGTCTTCAATTTCATCGCCAATGCCACCTCCAGCTCTCACTCCCACGTACATGTGGAACAGGTAACactagagaagagaaatgatGGCGATTCAGGTAAAAGGTGCAGAGTTGTGTTGGTTTTGACAGAGATGGTCAGATCATTCATGTCGTAAGATCAAAACGTGagagccctgaggcaggagaagggTACTCTTCACAATAACACGTTCATGCTGCTAACTCTGTCCTCTACACCCTCTGGTTAGGTTGGTGTCTATAAAGATGGAAAGATTGCTGTTCCATGTAGcctttaaaaggtattttttgcTCTCTTCTTAAAAACAGTTTTGAACTCTTTGACACACACATGAGAATTCACTCTAGGTGTGTGTAAGTTAAAAGAACTTTCTGCCCTGATGAGGATGGCATATGCCAGATATGAGTTTTCTCTCACATAATTTTAAAGTGCAGCCTGGACCTGGGGCTGGGCTACAGCCTCCGGGAAAAGGCCTCCCCTACTTGGCATCCTCCACGCACCCGGGAGGGCAGGGCTCCCCGCAGAATCTCCTCCCAAGTGCCCGTGTGCTCCAGGTAggctcctgggccagggctcacaGGGCAGGCTGCCATCTGTCTCTCCTCCTGACTGGCTGTGATGGCTTCAGGTTGGGAGTGTGGAGGCAGTCTTACGGCTGGTAAATCAAAAGCCGCCGGCAGCACGGAGCCCACGCTGGTCATACAGTTGCTCTTGTGCCTGTAGCGTTGCTGTCTCATGGGCTGCTTGCCCCAGGAAAGCACGCGGAGAGTTTTTAGCCAAAGAGCGTATCTATTTTCTGGAGAAACGATCGTAGATGGGGGCAGAGGGGCAGTGTACTGTCACCTGTCTCtgatacacacattcttttcctgAAATCTGGTCATGATAAACGTCTAGAGATGCTACTGCAGCTGTGCTGGCTCACCCCGCGCTGTGCCCTTCTATGCCCGCAGGGGCTGGCCTGGCAGGAGCCCCAGCCCCGCCCTGACCCAATCCTGCTGCCGTGACATTTTTCAGACGACATGGCTGTTCCGAAACAAACCCCACTGGCTTTGCGGAAATAAACTGAGCACCAGATTCATGGGACTTTGCTCCTAGCTCTCAGAGGCAAAGAATCGGAGTTTGACTTCCATGAGATACAGACACAGGTAACTCACGTCTTCGCCACACACAGATGTGGATGGGTGGTGATCCGCTTAGCTGTGTGCTTCTCTTTCCACCTGGGCCCCGACAAGTGGTCTATTCCATCACTTCTGTCTTTCCAGGACCCACCTCCCCTTCGGATGAGACATCAGTGTTCTACTCTCATCTCTGTCCTGCCCTGTCTCCACTCTGCCCACAGCCCTCTGGCCCAGCCACGCCAGGTGACCAGGTGGCCCTACAGGGAATTCTCACCGTCATCATGTCATCACACTTCATGTCGGGCTCATCGTCGTCTTCACTTTTGTTGTAGAACTTGCGGAAGAAGTTGAACGCCACCACGGTATAGAGGTAGACCACCACGGCCAGGAGACCGACAGTCAGGACCAACTGGGAgcggaaagagagagagagagggaagaggaggtgggtcTTCTCCACCTTGAAAGGTTGGTGGGAGACTccaagaaaacagaggaaaggggaaagatGAGGGGTCTGGAGCGAAGGCTGTCATACCGCAGGTGCCGAAGGAAAGCAAGATAACAGAGAGAAACAGCCTTATTGGGAGAAAAGAGTAATGATGGACTGTTACAGAACAAACTGTGTTCCTCtggaattcatatgttgaa
Protein-coding regions in this window:
- the AVEN gene encoding cell death regulator Aven, coding for MQAERGARGGRGRRPGRGRPSGDRDRDRAGAPAAVARGGGGDGGGRRGRGRGFRGSRGGRGGGGPRGGRREPGGWGAGPSAPVEDDSDAETHGEENEEQGNYSKRKIVSNWDRYQDTEKEVDNESGESQRGTDFSVLLSSAGDSFSQFRFAEEKEWDSEASCPKQNSAFYVDCESLVRALQELPLSLRLNVAAELVQTALPLELPQVKPKTNNDGKGLGMQLKGPLGPGGKGSISELKSAATGCPMYLGKDSLGPGPSKGSQNPTSPLQSAADDLEEELDLLLNLDTSVKERGDILADQTAQDLESEKDEEVAQEETDPAKPSALEEKNVASEQPSISRNVTEEELEDWLDSMIS